A region from the Triticum aestivum cultivar Chinese Spring chromosome 3D, IWGSC CS RefSeq v2.1, whole genome shotgun sequence genome encodes:
- the LOC123075412 gene encoding uncharacterized protein, giving the protein MDHRQTAGHARQAREDRLSKLGDSVLGHILCFLGTKEAARAAALSSRWRDIFASVHTVALEEPEKPVPDYDHNGGYYDPNPPPPFNLVVQKALCARSRRPFPAAAPVPLRALRVALESYAGGDASTVDQWVTGALMHAGPELQVHLRLRRVPVCLRPDPIHDAAGSDKDHAASSDEDVGETPVAPEAIDENDDVASSADESAPQYWQLPPAVYTVPGQLFSSTALRALCLGSCRLCPPATIRLAALRALHLTHVPDEEEHVQRLISACTLLADLTLEACATVTTLSLLDNTRLRGLTIRCCHNPQACHRHRRPDRASIFGVPWRCPRQIVSHRAGGRWFSVHHVMQTRHLRSLRR; this is encoded by the coding sequence ATGGATCATCGGCAGACCGCCGGCCACGCCAGACAGGCTCGTGAGGACCGCCTGAGCAAGCTAGGCGACAGCGTGCTCGGCCACATCCTCTGCTTCCTCGGCACCAAGGAGGCCGCGCGCGCCGCTGCCCTCTCGTCGCGGTGGCGCGACATCTTCGCCAGCGTCCACACCGTCGCCCTGGAGGAGCCGGAAAAGCCCGTCCCCGACTACGACCATAACGGTGGATACTACGACCCCAATCCGCCGCCGCCCTTCAACCTCGTCGTCCAGAAGGCCCTCTGCGCCCGCAGCCGCCGTCCGTTCCCCGCTGCCGCACCGGTGCCgctgcgcgcgctccgcgtcgccTTGGaaagttacgccggcggcgacgcCTCCACGGTGGACCAGTGGGTCACCGGCGCCTTGATGCATGCCGGCCCAGAGCTCCaggtccacctccgcctccgccgcgtccCCGTCTGCCTCCGACCTGACCCCATCCACGACGCCGCTGGCTCAGACAAGGACCACGCTGCTAGCTCAGACGAGGACGTCGGCGAGACTCCCGTTGCTCCCGAGGCTATCGATGAGAACGACGATGTCGCCTCTAGCGCCGACGAGTCGGCTCCACAATACTGGCAGCTGCCGCCTGCAGTGTACACCGTCCCCGGGCAGCTCTTCTCCTCCACCGCGTTGCGAGCACTCTGTCTTGGCTCCTGCAGGCTCTGCCCGCCGGCGACCATCAGACTGGCGGCGCTCAGAGCTCTCCACCTCACCCACGTCCCCGACGAGGAGGAGCACGTGCAGAGGCTCATCTCCGCGTGCACATTGCTCGCTGATTTGACGCTGGAGGCCTGTGCCACGGTGACCACGCTCTCCCTCCTCGACAACACGCGTCTCCGCGGGCTTACAATCCGGTGCTGCCACAACCCACAAGCttgccaccgtcaccgtcgacCCGACAGAGCTTCGATCTTTGGAGTACCGTGGCGGTGTCCCAGGCAAATCGTTTCTCACCGTGCCGGGGGGCGGTGGTTTTCCGTCCATCACGTCATGCAAACTCGACATTTGCGCAGTCTGCGTCGATGA